From a single Cyprinus carpio isolate SPL01 chromosome A3, ASM1834038v1, whole genome shotgun sequence genomic region:
- the LOC109086983 gene encoding dnaJ homolog subfamily A member 3, mitochondrial-like isoform X1 codes for MACSAARSSARWVTAAVSSSHRRACSPLLSSADGAYRSLATLSGRQLWTARGGSAGGAGTAVTLRGMTVLCVTAVSSSSHVICKMSFHTSSPAAKQDFYQILGVPRAATQKEIKKAYYQMAKKYHPDTNKEDPQAKEKFAQLAEAYEVLSDEVKRKQYDTYGSAGFDAGQAGAGHQQYWGGGSSIDPEELFRKIFGEFSGARGFGDFSAIFDQPQEYVMELTFAQAAKGVNKELTVNIEDACQRCGGRGHEPGSKVQHCGSCNGTGMETVNTGPFVMRSTCRRCGGRGSVITSPCTACRGTGQTKQRRTVTVPVPAGIEDGQTVRMPVGKKEIFITFRVQKSPIFRRDGADIHSDVMISVAQAILGGTVRAQGLYETINLSIPVGVQADQRIRLSGKGIPRVSGYGYGDHYVHIKIKIPKMLTDRQRALMRSYAEDETDVEGSVNGVTSTAAGKRSTGN; via the exons ATGGCGTGTTCCGCGGCTCGCAGCTCCGCACGCTGGGTCACAGCGGCCGTGTCTTCCAGCCACAGACGGGCCTGCTCGCCTCTGCTCTCCAGCGCGGATGGAGCCTACAGGAGCCTCGCGACGCTGTCAGGCCGGCAGCTGTGGACGGCGCGCGGCGGGAGCGCCGGAGGAGCCGGGACTGCGGTGACATTGAGAGGCATGACAG TGTTGTGTGTCACAGCGGTGAGCTCTTCTTCTCATGTCATCTGTAAGATGTCCTTCCACACCAGCTCTCCGGCTGCAAAACAGGATTTCTACCAGATCTTAGGAGTTCCCCGCGCAGCCACGCAGAAGGAGATTAAGAAAGCTTATTACCAG ATGGCAAAGAAGTATCATCCAGACACTAACAAAGAGGACCCTCAGGCGAAGGAGAAGTTTGCGCAGCTAGCGGAGGCCTATGAG GTGCTCAGTGACGAGGTGAAGAGGAAGCAGTATGACACGTACGGCTCTGCCGGGTTTGACGCGGGACAGGCCGGCGCGGGACACCAGCAGTACTGGGGCGGAGGGAGCAGCATCGACCCCGAGGAGCTTTTCCGCAAGATCTTTGGCGAGTTTTCCGGAGCTCGAGGCTTTGGGGATTTCAGTGCCATCTTTGATCAGCCACAAGAG TATGTGATGGAGCTCACGTTCGCTCAGGCTGCCAAAGGAGTGAACAAAGAGCTCACGGTCAACATCGAGGACGCATGTCAGCGCTGTGGAGGCAGAGGCCACGAGCCCGGATCCAAAGTCCAGCACTGCGGCAGCTGCAATGGGACTGGCATG GAGACGGTGAACACGGGGCCCTTCGTGATGCGCTCCACCTGCCGGCGCTGTGGCGGGAGGGGTTCGGTCATCACATCGCCCTGCACAGCGTGTCGAGGGACGGGACAGACCAAACAGAGGAGGACCGTCACGGTGCCTGTTCCTGCTG GAATCGAGGACGGGCAGACGGTCCGCATGCCTGTGGGGAAGAAAGAGATCTTCATTACGTTCAGA GTCCAGAAGAGCCCGATCTTCAGGAGAGACGGCGCTGACATCCACTCTGATGTCATGATCTCTGTGGCTCAGGCCATACTGGGCGGCACAGTCAGAGCGCAAGGACTCTACGAGACCATCAATCTCTCG ATCCCAGTTGGAGTGCAGGCCGATCAGAGGATCCGGCTCTCTGGTAAAGGTATTCCACGGGTCAGCGGCTACGGTTACGGTGACCACTACGTCCACATCAAGATCAAAATCCCAAA GATGTTGACAGACCGGCAACGAGCCCTCATGAGGAGTTACGCGGAGGACGAGACCGATGTGGAGGGAAGCGTCAATGGAGTGACCAGCACCGCTGCAG
- the LOC109086983 gene encoding dnaJ homolog subfamily A member 3, mitochondrial-like isoform X2 produces the protein MACSAARSSARWVTAAVSSSHRRACSPLLSSADGAYRSLATLSGRQLWTARGGSAGGAGTAVTLRGMTAVSSSSHVICKMSFHTSSPAAKQDFYQILGVPRAATQKEIKKAYYQMAKKYHPDTNKEDPQAKEKFAQLAEAYEVLSDEVKRKQYDTYGSAGFDAGQAGAGHQQYWGGGSSIDPEELFRKIFGEFSGARGFGDFSAIFDQPQEYVMELTFAQAAKGVNKELTVNIEDACQRCGGRGHEPGSKVQHCGSCNGTGMETVNTGPFVMRSTCRRCGGRGSVITSPCTACRGTGQTKQRRTVTVPVPAGIEDGQTVRMPVGKKEIFITFRVQKSPIFRRDGADIHSDVMISVAQAILGGTVRAQGLYETINLSIPVGVQADQRIRLSGKGIPRVSGYGYGDHYVHIKIKIPKMLTDRQRALMRSYAEDETDVEGSVNGVTSTAAGKRSTGN, from the exons ATGGCGTGTTCCGCGGCTCGCAGCTCCGCACGCTGGGTCACAGCGGCCGTGTCTTCCAGCCACAGACGGGCCTGCTCGCCTCTGCTCTCCAGCGCGGATGGAGCCTACAGGAGCCTCGCGACGCTGTCAGGCCGGCAGCTGTGGACGGCGCGCGGCGGGAGCGCCGGAGGAGCCGGGACTGCGGTGACATTGAGAGGCATGACAG CGGTGAGCTCTTCTTCTCATGTCATCTGTAAGATGTCCTTCCACACCAGCTCTCCGGCTGCAAAACAGGATTTCTACCAGATCTTAGGAGTTCCCCGCGCAGCCACGCAGAAGGAGATTAAGAAAGCTTATTACCAG ATGGCAAAGAAGTATCATCCAGACACTAACAAAGAGGACCCTCAGGCGAAGGAGAAGTTTGCGCAGCTAGCGGAGGCCTATGAG GTGCTCAGTGACGAGGTGAAGAGGAAGCAGTATGACACGTACGGCTCTGCCGGGTTTGACGCGGGACAGGCCGGCGCGGGACACCAGCAGTACTGGGGCGGAGGGAGCAGCATCGACCCCGAGGAGCTTTTCCGCAAGATCTTTGGCGAGTTTTCCGGAGCTCGAGGCTTTGGGGATTTCAGTGCCATCTTTGATCAGCCACAAGAG TATGTGATGGAGCTCACGTTCGCTCAGGCTGCCAAAGGAGTGAACAAAGAGCTCACGGTCAACATCGAGGACGCATGTCAGCGCTGTGGAGGCAGAGGCCACGAGCCCGGATCCAAAGTCCAGCACTGCGGCAGCTGCAATGGGACTGGCATG GAGACGGTGAACACGGGGCCCTTCGTGATGCGCTCCACCTGCCGGCGCTGTGGCGGGAGGGGTTCGGTCATCACATCGCCCTGCACAGCGTGTCGAGGGACGGGACAGACCAAACAGAGGAGGACCGTCACGGTGCCTGTTCCTGCTG GAATCGAGGACGGGCAGACGGTCCGCATGCCTGTGGGGAAGAAAGAGATCTTCATTACGTTCAGA GTCCAGAAGAGCCCGATCTTCAGGAGAGACGGCGCTGACATCCACTCTGATGTCATGATCTCTGTGGCTCAGGCCATACTGGGCGGCACAGTCAGAGCGCAAGGACTCTACGAGACCATCAATCTCTCG ATCCCAGTTGGAGTGCAGGCCGATCAGAGGATCCGGCTCTCTGGTAAAGGTATTCCACGGGTCAGCGGCTACGGTTACGGTGACCACTACGTCCACATCAAGATCAAAATCCCAAA GATGTTGACAGACCGGCAACGAGCCCTCATGAGGAGTTACGCGGAGGACGAGACCGATGTGGAGGGAAGCGTCAATGGAGTGACCAGCACCGCTGCAG